One window of Chloroflexus aggregans DSM 9485 genomic DNA carries:
- a CDS encoding tetratricopeptide repeat protein, producing MADPESILQLGVEAARKGERDEARKLFRLLTREHPDHIQGWLWLAGVAEDREERQAALEQVLRLDPNNEMAKKGLQALGVSLPQAAPTPPPTPPPTARPPAPEIDEDDPFAALDELSEVMAADSGPVRRDPNIPRPEATPGSEPATSQPTGERAPTASVSRSTRSSEPPSRPSNRPSTSWARGSSKPATKPPRRSGGFSLGNLFRRSGPPKPNNTDLEAETVPAKKGLTPLTVILLAVLLVACVGLGFVFLAQRNRTASTPSTQATSQAATSAAVTAESVLAPTTPPVTEPTAVPSEEPTPEATVEPTPEPAPPPPPTIDPALANPTLVNPGTELTSNGWAYDFNQPTYAAPIIGPLNGITPNNGRFVVVLAFVRNTTGQDQPVPLDFFVLKDAQGRVWTPRLDASDAYVIRGINADLSHSDPVPADGFVRSVAILFDVAPDATDLVFFARSNPNQGWLVLRRV from the coding sequence ATGGCGGATCCCGAAAGCATCTTGCAGCTTGGCGTTGAAGCCGCACGAAAAGGGGAGAGGGACGAAGCACGCAAGCTCTTCCGCCTGCTGACCCGCGAACATCCCGATCATATTCAAGGATGGCTCTGGCTGGCCGGTGTTGCAGAAGATCGTGAAGAGCGGCAGGCCGCGCTTGAGCAGGTGTTGCGTCTTGATCCGAACAACGAAATGGCAAAGAAGGGATTACAGGCCTTGGGAGTATCACTCCCTCAAGCAGCGCCAACACCGCCACCAACGCCTCCTCCAACTGCACGACCGCCGGCACCCGAAATTGATGAGGATGATCCATTTGCCGCCCTCGATGAGTTATCAGAGGTTATGGCTGCCGATTCGGGTCCGGTGCGGCGCGATCCCAACATTCCTCGCCCAGAAGCAACCCCTGGCAGTGAACCGGCGACCAGTCAACCAACAGGCGAGCGAGCACCGACAGCATCTGTATCACGTTCTACACGTTCGAGCGAGCCACCATCACGACCCAGCAACCGACCAAGCACCAGTTGGGCGCGCGGCAGTAGCAAGCCGGCGACAAAACCACCTCGCCGCAGTGGTGGCTTTAGCCTGGGCAATCTTTTCCGGCGTTCTGGCCCACCCAAGCCGAACAATACCGATCTTGAGGCAGAGACCGTACCGGCGAAGAAGGGGTTAACGCCGCTCACGGTGATTTTGCTCGCTGTTTTGCTGGTCGCATGCGTAGGACTAGGCTTTGTGTTCCTGGCACAGCGCAACCGTACTGCCAGTACACCATCTACCCAGGCGACCAGCCAGGCGGCGACGAGCGCTGCCGTCACCGCCGAGTCTGTACTGGCACCGACAACCCCACCGGTTACAGAACCGACGGCCGTACCGAGTGAGGAGCCTACGCCTGAGGCAACTGTCGAACCAACGCCAGAGCCGGCGCCGCCACCACCGCCGACAATTGATCCGGCCTTAGCCAACCCGACGTTGGTTAACCCCGGTACTGAATTGACCAGCAATGGTTGGGCATACGACTTCAATCAGCCTACCTATGCTGCACCGATTATTGGGCCGCTCAATGGCATTACTCCGAACAATGGCCGATTCGTGGTTGTGTTGGCGTTTGTACGGAATACAACCGGGCAAGATCAGCCGGTTCCGCTTGACTTCTTCGTGCTGAAAGATGCGCAGGGTCGAGTGTGGACACCGCGTCTGGATGCGTCAGACGCCTATGTGATCCGGGGGATCAATGCCGACCTGAGCCATAGTGATCCGGTACCCGCCGATGGCTTTGTGCGTAGTGTAGCTATTCTGTTCGATGTCGCCCCCGATGCGACCGATCTGGTTTTCTTTGCCCGTAGCAATCCCAATCAAGGTTGGCTTGTGCTACGGCGAGTTTAA
- a CDS encoding cobyric acid synthase: protein MPAPVVMVIGTASSVGKSTLVAALCRLAARRGLRVAPFKAQNMSNNAAVTADGGEIARSTAVQAAAAGIAPTVAMNPILIKPEGQRRSQIIVEGRPWQTLAAGDFWRRKTLLWEVVTRNLDALRATYDLVIAEGAGSPVELNLKAGDIVNMRVAVYAQARTLLVGDIDRGGIFAQLLGTLMLLDPTERQLIQGLIVNRFRGDPALFVDGVRILEERSGIPVLGVVPWIEDLGLAEEDAVAIEQSTPVMAQGITIAVIRLPTIANFDDFDPLAREPGVTVRYIDRPGELAGVAAVIIPGVKHTIAARRWLRERGFDEALRRFPGAIVGICGGYQLLGERISDPLAVEGNGGDEVGLGLLPVETIFVTTKQTTQTVAHARVPWGGQAPLHGYEIHMGRTHRIGAASALLTIIQRGAQAVLEEDGCISPDGRVWGCYLHGLFTNDEFRHGWLRQLGWQPTTSVSGSVDPINRLADHVARALGETVLDRLFRLTE, encoded by the coding sequence ATGCCTGCGCCTGTCGTAATGGTCATCGGTACCGCTTCATCGGTTGGCAAGAGCACGCTGGTCGCTGCACTCTGCCGGTTAGCTGCTCGACGCGGCTTGCGTGTTGCCCCGTTCAAAGCCCAAAACATGAGTAACAACGCAGCAGTGACCGCCGATGGTGGCGAAATTGCGCGCAGTACAGCCGTACAGGCAGCGGCTGCCGGTATTGCTCCTACGGTTGCTATGAATCCGATCTTGATCAAGCCTGAAGGCCAGCGTCGCAGCCAGATTATCGTTGAGGGCCGACCATGGCAAACACTCGCTGCCGGTGATTTCTGGCGCCGTAAAACCTTGTTGTGGGAAGTGGTTACCCGTAATCTGGATGCGCTGCGCGCTACCTACGATCTCGTGATAGCGGAAGGCGCCGGTAGTCCGGTAGAGTTGAATCTGAAAGCGGGTGACATTGTCAATATGCGGGTAGCTGTCTATGCCCAAGCCCGCACGCTGTTGGTAGGCGACATCGATCGCGGTGGTATTTTCGCCCAATTGCTCGGCACACTTATGCTCCTCGATCCTACCGAGCGTCAACTGATCCAAGGCCTGATCGTCAACCGCTTCCGCGGCGATCCGGCCTTGTTCGTCGATGGCGTGCGCATACTGGAAGAGCGCAGCGGTATACCGGTATTGGGTGTGGTACCGTGGATCGAGGATCTCGGTCTGGCCGAAGAGGATGCAGTCGCCATTGAGCAATCTACCCCTGTGATGGCACAAGGGATAACCATTGCCGTTATTCGGCTACCGACTATTGCCAATTTCGATGATTTCGATCCGCTAGCACGTGAACCCGGAGTGACGGTGCGTTATATCGACCGTCCGGGTGAACTGGCCGGTGTCGCTGCCGTGATTATTCCCGGTGTCAAGCATACGATTGCTGCTCGGCGTTGGTTGCGCGAACGTGGGTTTGATGAAGCGTTACGTCGTTTTCCCGGCGCCATTGTCGGTATCTGTGGCGGCTACCAACTGCTCGGTGAGCGAATCAGCGATCCGTTAGCGGTAGAAGGTAATGGCGGTGATGAAGTCGGTTTAGGCTTATTACCGGTCGAAACCATCTTCGTTACGACTAAGCAGACAACGCAAACGGTAGCGCACGCACGGGTACCGTGGGGAGGGCAAGCACCGCTGCATGGTTACGAAATCCATATGGGTCGCACGCACCGGATCGGAGCGGCGTCCGCACTGTTGACCATCATCCAACGTGGTGCGCAGGCCGTCCTCGAAGAAGATGGTTGCATAAGCCCTGATGGCCGCGTGTGGGGATGTTACCTCCACGGCCTCTTCACCAACGACGAGTTCCGGCACGGCTGGCTCCGACAGTTGGGCTGGCAACCGACAACATCCGTCTCAGGATCAGTCGATCCGATCAACCGTCTGGCCGATCACGTCGCACGCGCGTTAGGTGAGACGGTGCTCGACCGGTTATTCCGATTAACGGAGTGA
- a CDS encoding pyridoxal phosphate-dependent aminotransferase, which yields MEPHGTVVHGALDEAELAMLGLHAEQLIDFSSNINPFGPPATVLAALRALNPAPYPDRSCLRLRQQLAHLHHCDPAAVLVGNGANELIHLVARGLGQPDTTALMVAPTYGEYAYAANLVGMTIAEVRSTAADQFQLDRTALIAAIEHFRPRLLWLCSPNNPTGVALDTATILECAHVCARYDGWLILDRAYLSLTRDYTGCDPLDSIAVPRLIRIYSLTKSYAVAGLRIGYLIATPEVVSTIARFQPAWSVSSAAQAAALAMLADPAFLPTTLPQLWAASDELVAGLRQLGLNVWRAQMPFMLVQSTDATFTRRQLLTHGCVVRDCTSFGLPDWVRVAPRRPAENARLLTAWQVLIPKYAHTGDV from the coding sequence ATGGAACCGCACGGAACTGTAGTCCACGGTGCGCTTGATGAAGCTGAGCTGGCAATGCTGGGGTTGCATGCCGAACAACTCATTGATTTCAGTAGTAATATCAATCCCTTTGGCCCACCTGCAACTGTCTTGGCTGCCTTACGTGCGCTCAATCCGGCTCCCTATCCCGACCGAAGCTGTCTCCGTCTGCGCCAACAGTTGGCGCACCTGCATCATTGTGATCCGGCTGCGGTGTTAGTCGGGAATGGTGCCAATGAGCTGATCCATCTCGTGGCGCGAGGGTTGGGGCAGCCCGATACGACCGCACTCATGGTGGCCCCGACCTACGGTGAATACGCCTACGCTGCCAACCTTGTTGGCATGACAATCGCTGAAGTGCGCAGTACTGCCGCCGATCAGTTTCAACTTGATCGAACCGCTCTTATCGCGGCTATCGAACACTTCCGTCCGCGTCTGCTCTGGCTCTGCTCGCCCAATAACCCAACCGGTGTGGCGTTAGATACGGCGACCATCCTCGAATGTGCCCACGTCTGCGCGCGCTACGATGGTTGGCTGATACTCGACCGGGCTTATCTCTCGCTGACCCGTGACTACACCGGTTGCGATCCGCTTGACTCCATCGCCGTGCCTCGTCTGATCCGTATCTATTCGCTCACCAAAAGTTATGCCGTGGCCGGGTTGCGGATCGGCTATCTGATTGCTACTCCCGAGGTAGTCAGTACAATTGCCCGTTTTCAACCTGCGTGGAGTGTCAGTAGTGCGGCACAGGCGGCGGCGTTGGCGATGCTGGCCGATCCCGCATTTTTACCGACGACACTACCGCAACTATGGGCTGCCAGCGATGAATTGGTCGCCGGGTTGCGCCAGCTTGGCTTGAACGTGTGGCGTGCCCAGATGCCCTTCATGCTGGTGCAAAGCACCGATGCTACCTTCACCCGCCGACAATTGTTGACCCACGGCTGTGTAGTTCGTGATTGCACGTCGTTTGGTTTGCCGGATTGGGTACGGGTCGCGCCACGTCGTCCGGCAGAAAATGCACGTTTGCTGACGGCATGGCAGGTGCTAATACCGAAGTATGCTCATACCGGTGATGTGTAA
- the cobU gene encoding bifunctional adenosylcobinamide kinase/adenosylcobinamide-phosphate guanylyltransferase: protein MSSIILFTGGARSGKSRCAERYATRLSEHVVYLATATADDDEMRLRIEHHRRRRPSTWRTVEATAHLATVLAELPAGTVVLLDCLSLLVSNLLLANESHPEPAINRELDDLLAMVDQRDLTLIAVTNEVGMGIVPAYPLGRQYRDLLGLANQRVAAAATAVYLVVCGIPVELRALEAAWNRTEL from the coding sequence ATGAGTTCCATCATTCTCTTTACCGGAGGTGCCCGCAGTGGCAAAAGCCGTTGTGCCGAACGATACGCCACTCGGCTCAGCGAACATGTTGTGTACCTTGCCACCGCTACCGCCGACGATGATGAAATGCGGTTACGAATTGAACACCATCGTCGGCGCCGACCATCGACGTGGCGCACGGTTGAAGCAACCGCTCATCTTGCGACCGTGCTTGCCGAACTACCTGCGGGAACGGTCGTGCTGCTCGATTGCTTATCGTTGTTGGTGAGTAATCTTTTGCTGGCGAACGAATCACATCCTGAGCCGGCTATTAATCGTGAACTCGATGATCTGCTGGCGATGGTTGACCAGCGCGATCTGACGTTGATCGCCGTTACCAATGAAGTTGGCATGGGGATTGTGCCTGCCTATCCGCTAGGCCGGCAGTACCGCGATCTGCTCGGTCTGGCTAATCAGCGCGTCGCCGCTGCTGCCACCGCAGTATACCTGGTTGTCTGCGGTATTCCGGTCGAGCTACGCGCATTGGAGGCTGCATGGAACCGCACGGAACTGTAG
- a CDS encoding cobyrinate a,c-diamide synthase, translating to MIHLPRLLFAAPMSGSGKTTITAGLIAALRQRGLRIAPFKCGPDYIDPGYHTLAAGRPCHNLDSWLIPPDQIAGVLVRRSADADLALIEGVMGLFDGYAGDDDTGSSAHIARLTATPVIIVLDARAMARTAAALIAGLRDFDRRVKIGGVILNRVGSPRHAALVQQAIEQTVGVPVLGYLLRNEMLTLPERHLGLVPVAEPGRWQEWLDEAAQRVATTIDLDRLLAVATTAPPLIAPPLEPLVSSNSGPRPLIAVARDEAFNFIYPDNLDLLQAAGAEVAFFSPLHDTALPSGTAAIYLCGGFPELFAAQLSANQAMLTAIREAAASGMPIYAECGGLMYLTETLIDLQGQAFAMVGVLPGHSRMTPRLTLGYRTVTAQTDSWLWRVGETVRGHEFHYSVWEARPTDLPPLYACLPDAMRPQPASEGVAIGQTLASYIHLHFLACPYVAERFVAAASTFSQTQR from the coding sequence ATGATCCACCTGCCCCGCCTATTATTCGCCGCACCGATGAGCGGCAGCGGCAAAACAACGATTACCGCCGGATTGATCGCTGCCTTGCGTCAGCGCGGCCTGCGCATCGCCCCATTTAAGTGCGGCCCTGATTATATCGATCCCGGCTACCATACGCTCGCTGCCGGCAGACCGTGCCACAACCTCGACTCGTGGCTGATTCCGCCTGACCAGATTGCCGGAGTACTGGTGCGTCGAAGTGCCGATGCCGATCTTGCCCTGATCGAAGGGGTGATGGGCTTATTCGACGGTTACGCCGGTGATGATGATACCGGGAGTAGTGCCCATATCGCCCGCCTGACGGCTACACCGGTCATAATCGTGCTTGACGCGCGCGCCATGGCGCGCACCGCTGCTGCCCTCATCGCTGGTCTGCGTGATTTTGATCGACGGGTGAAGATAGGCGGTGTGATCCTCAATCGGGTTGGTAGTCCGCGCCACGCTGCCCTCGTACAGCAAGCTATTGAACAGACGGTCGGCGTGCCGGTGTTAGGCTATCTGTTACGTAACGAGATGCTCACCCTGCCTGAACGTCATCTCGGCTTGGTACCGGTGGCCGAACCGGGCCGTTGGCAAGAGTGGCTTGATGAAGCGGCGCAGCGTGTGGCAACCACCATCGATCTCGACCGTTTACTGGCGGTAGCGACGACTGCACCGCCGTTGATCGCGCCGCCGCTGGAACCGCTTGTGTCGTCCAACAGCGGCCCACGTCCGTTGATTGCCGTAGCCCGCGATGAGGCGTTCAACTTTATCTACCCCGATAATCTCGATCTCCTCCAGGCCGCCGGAGCCGAGGTCGCCTTCTTCAGTCCCCTTCACGATACCGCATTGCCGTCAGGGACGGCAGCGATCTACCTGTGCGGCGGTTTTCCTGAACTCTTTGCCGCGCAACTGAGCGCCAATCAAGCGATGCTAACAGCCATTCGGGAAGCGGCGGCGAGCGGGATGCCGATCTACGCCGAGTGCGGTGGCTTGATGTATCTGACCGAGACCCTCATCGATTTGCAGGGTCAAGCTTTCGCTATGGTTGGTGTGTTGCCCGGCCATTCGCGAATGACACCGCGCCTTACCCTTGGCTACCGCACGGTCACCGCCCAAACCGACTCGTGGCTGTGGCGCGTCGGTGAAACGGTCCGTGGTCACGAGTTCCACTATTCGGTCTGGGAAGCGCGGCCCACCGATCTGCCGCCGCTCTACGCTTGCCTGCCTGATGCGATGCGTCCGCAACCGGCCAGCGAGGGGGTGGCGATCGGCCAGACGCTAGCGTCGTACATTCATTTGCATTTTCTGGCCTGCCCGTATGTCGCCGAGCGGTTTGTCGCCGCTGCCAGCACATTTAGCCAGACACAGCGGTAA
- the cobA gene encoding uroporphyrinogen-III C-methyltransferase, whose protein sequence is MTGKAYLVGAGPGRADLITVRGLTVLRQADAVLYDRLIAASLLDEAPPYAERIFVGKQPGHHTFCQDGITETLVRLVRNGLQVVRLKGGDPGVFAHLAEEASALAAAGLPFEIVPGVSSALAVPLHAGIPLTWRGIASAFTVVSGHEATPHGCSGISWALLAASPTLVVLMALGRLEQVCAALIAAGRNRDTPAALISRGASADQRVLLATLDSLPAKQQTAQLPSPAVLVVGEVAALANSLAWYDPAQFPANPMLWDDL, encoded by the coding sequence ATGACCGGAAAAGCCTATCTCGTCGGTGCCGGCCCCGGTCGCGCCGATTTGATAACAGTACGTGGCTTGACCGTCTTGCGCCAGGCCGATGCCGTCCTCTACGACCGTCTGATCGCGGCGAGCTTGCTCGACGAAGCGCCGCCATATGCCGAGCGGATCTTTGTCGGCAAACAACCCGGTCATCATACCTTCTGCCAAGATGGTATCACCGAGACATTGGTGCGACTGGTGCGCAATGGTTTGCAAGTAGTACGGCTGAAAGGTGGTGATCCCGGCGTCTTTGCCCATCTCGCCGAAGAGGCGAGCGCGTTAGCGGCTGCCGGTTTACCGTTCGAGATTGTTCCCGGCGTCTCGTCGGCGTTAGCCGTCCCGTTGCACGCCGGCATTCCCCTCACGTGGCGCGGGATCGCATCGGCCTTCACCGTCGTCTCTGGGCACGAAGCTACTCCTCACGGTTGCAGTGGAATTAGTTGGGCTTTGTTAGCCGCCTCACCCACCCTGGTGGTCCTGATGGCACTGGGTCGCCTCGAGCAAGTCTGTGCTGCTCTAATCGCCGCCGGACGCAATCGTGATACACCGGCAGCCCTGATCAGCCGCGGAGCCAGCGCCGATCAGCGCGTGCTGCTGGCGACGTTAGATAGTTTGCCGGCCAAGCAACAAACGGCGCAATTACCGTCACCTGCCGTGCTGGTCGTGGGTGAAGTGGCGGCATTGGCCAATTCGTTGGCATGGTACGATCCGGCCCAATTTCCTGCCAATCCGATGTTGTGGGACGACCTATGA
- the cobJ gene encoding precorrin-3B C(17)-methyltransferase, translating to MTELAIIAITRTGVELARRLARAMPATVWVPARFATDWPTARTYTTVAEAVQTAWSAARAIVFIGAAGIIVRLIAPMLSHKTDDPAVVCLDEDGRFAVPLVGGHRAGANQLARQIAAITGGRAAITTASDTQGLPALDLIGREAGWRIAPDSAVTHVMACLVNGEPIGVWVDPALSTARDVLAAELAAVPVVEWVSEPSTLANDYFAAAIVVSHRRLADLWETLRPKALRYLPPVLAVGIGCRRETPAGELAEALATTLAEADLLPECVATIATAELKATEPGIIALAAQLGVPLTIISTEQLRALDPESFSPSAAGRFELPGVAEPCAVVAAHGPLLAPKRSFARCTVAVALRAPVANPCDAAPAAGQLALVSIGPGDLSQLTVAARQALANADVVTGYGRYIDLIRPLLRANQEVIATPAMGDEMGRARAAIELARAGRRVALVSSGDIGIYAMAAPVFETLHAEGWTGRDPVVEVIPGVSAFQALAARLGAPVNHDLCLISLSDLLTPWPLIERRLRAAAQADFVIALYNPRSQGRNWQLAAAIAIVRDHRPPHTPVAFGRQVTRADEQIMLTTLAEVDPEQADMLTVVLIGNSQSFALAGHVVTPRGYTNRTAAPTPTTAASPVPDYPIVLTKSSHMPAVVIGGGAVGERKVRSLLAAGFPVRLISPTVTPQLAEWASAGKLIWEKRSYQAGDLTGARLVFAATDDRTVNARIAAAASAAGALCNVADDPSAGDFHVPAIHRSGGITIAVSSNGAAPARAAAIRDAIAEWLAEA from the coding sequence ATGACCGAACTTGCCATTATCGCGATCACCCGAACCGGTGTCGAACTTGCTCGGCGTCTGGCGCGTGCGATGCCGGCTACGGTGTGGGTGCCGGCCCGTTTTGCCACCGATTGGCCGACTGCCCGAACATACACGACCGTTGCTGAAGCGGTACAGACGGCATGGTCAGCGGCACGTGCTATCGTCTTCATTGGCGCCGCCGGTATCATCGTGCGCCTTATAGCGCCAATGTTGTCCCATAAAACCGATGATCCGGCAGTGGTTTGTCTCGATGAAGATGGCCGCTTTGCCGTACCACTGGTGGGTGGTCATCGTGCCGGCGCGAACCAACTGGCTCGCCAGATCGCTGCGATCACCGGCGGACGAGCCGCAATCACCACCGCTAGCGATACCCAGGGATTACCCGCGCTTGATCTCATCGGGCGTGAAGCAGGATGGCGGATTGCCCCCGATTCGGCTGTCACCCACGTTATGGCCTGTCTGGTCAATGGTGAACCGATTGGGGTGTGGGTTGATCCGGCCTTGTCAACGGCGCGTGATGTGCTGGCTGCTGAACTCGCTGCTGTGCCGGTCGTCGAATGGGTCAGCGAACCGTCTACTCTTGCCAATGACTATTTCGCCGCCGCAATTGTCGTTTCCCACCGACGCTTGGCTGATCTGTGGGAGACCCTTCGTCCCAAAGCCTTGCGCTATCTACCGCCGGTCTTGGCAGTGGGCATTGGTTGCCGGCGTGAGACGCCAGCCGGCGAGCTGGCCGAGGCGTTGGCGACAACGCTGGCAGAGGCCGATCTGCTGCCAGAGTGCGTTGCCACCATCGCCACCGCCGAGCTGAAGGCGACCGAGCCGGGGATCATCGCGCTCGCAGCCCAACTTGGCGTCCCGCTCACGATTATTTCCACCGAGCAGTTGCGTGCACTCGACCCAGAGAGCTTTAGCCCCAGCGCTGCCGGCCGCTTCGAGTTGCCGGGTGTGGCCGAGCCATGCGCGGTGGTGGCGGCGCATGGGCCGTTGCTCGCGCCGAAACGGTCGTTTGCCCGTTGCACCGTCGCCGTTGCCTTGCGTGCACCGGTTGCCAACCCGTGCGACGCCGCTCCCGCCGCCGGCCAACTGGCGCTGGTCAGCATCGGGCCGGGTGATCTGTCCCAGCTCACGGTTGCGGCCCGGCAGGCGCTTGCCAACGCCGATGTGGTCACCGGCTACGGACGATACATCGACCTGATCCGCCCTCTGCTCCGCGCTAACCAAGAGGTCATCGCCACCCCGGCGATGGGTGATGAGATGGGGCGGGCGCGGGCCGCCATCGAACTGGCGCGGGCTGGCCGGCGGGTGGCGCTGGTCAGCAGCGGCGACATCGGTATCTACGCGATGGCCGCACCCGTCTTCGAGACCTTGCACGCCGAGGGGTGGACTGGCCGCGATCCTGTTGTCGAAGTCATTCCCGGCGTGAGCGCATTTCAGGCGTTGGCGGCCCGCCTTGGCGCGCCGGTCAATCACGATCTCTGCCTGATCAGCCTCAGCGACCTGCTCACGCCATGGCCGCTGATCGAGCGCCGGCTGCGCGCCGCAGCCCAAGCCGATTTCGTGATCGCGCTCTACAATCCACGCTCGCAAGGGCGGAACTGGCAATTGGCCGCAGCCATCGCCATTGTGCGCGACCATCGTCCGCCGCATACGCCGGTCGCTTTTGGCCGTCAAGTCACTCGCGCCGATGAGCAGATTATGCTGACCACCCTCGCCGAAGTTGATCCAGAGCAAGCCGATATGTTGACGGTGGTGTTGATCGGCAATAGCCAGAGCTTTGCGCTGGCCGGCCACGTGGTGACGCCGCGCGGCTACACCAATCGCACCGCTGCGCCAACCCCAACCACTGCTGCGTCGCCAGTGCCGGATTACCCGATCGTCTTGACCAAATCATCGCACATGCCGGCGGTCGTCATTGGCGGCGGTGCTGTCGGCGAGCGTAAAGTGCGCAGTCTGCTCGCTGCCGGTTTTCCGGTGCGGTTGATCAGCCCCACTGTCACGCCGCAACTGGCGGAATGGGCTTCGGCAGGAAAGCTAATCTGGGAAAAGCGCAGCTACCAAGCCGGCGACCTCACCGGCGCGCGGCTCGTCTTCGCCGCCACCGATGATCGCACCGTCAATGCCCGCATTGCCGCGGCCGCCAGCGCCGCCGGCGCACTCTGCAACGTCGCCGATGATCCCAGCGCCGGCGATTTCCATGTGCCGGCAATACATCGCAGCGGCGGCATCACCATTGCCGTGAGCAGCAATGGCGCCGCGCCGGCCCGCGCCGCCGCGATCCGCGACGCGATTGCCGAATGGTTAGCGGAAGCGTGA
- the cobM gene encoding precorrin-4 C(11)-methyltransferase — protein sequence MTYPAVPGTVYFVGAGPGAPDLITVRGRDVLAQADLILYADSLVDAALPAAYARPDAQIVGSVELHLAQIVELMCQAAQAGQVVVRLHSGDPALYGAIHEQMAALDEAGIPYEVVPGVTAAFALAARLGVELTVPELVQTIILTRPAGRTPLPEREQLAGLAAHGASLAIYLGITRLPQVIETLLASGAYTSDTPVVVAYRVTWPDEVILSGTLGDIVPKVKAAGFTRQALILVSEALNPIHKRTDRPTSRLYDPTYSHRLRRRVVE from the coding sequence ATGACCTACCCTGCTGTCCCCGGAACTGTCTATTTCGTCGGTGCCGGCCCCGGTGCGCCGGATCTGATAACCGTGCGTGGGCGCGATGTGCTGGCCCAAGCCGATCTTATTCTCTATGCCGATAGTCTGGTTGATGCTGCCTTACCGGCGGCGTATGCCCGTCCCGATGCGCAGATCGTCGGTTCGGTTGAGCTACATTTAGCCCAGATTGTCGAACTGATGTGTCAAGCAGCCCAAGCCGGTCAAGTCGTTGTACGCTTGCACAGCGGTGATCCGGCATTGTACGGCGCGATCCACGAGCAGATGGCAGCACTCGATGAAGCCGGTATTCCTTACGAAGTGGTGCCGGGTGTGACGGCTGCGTTCGCGCTCGCGGCTCGCCTCGGTGTTGAGCTGACCGTGCCGGAATTGGTGCAGACGATTATTCTTACGCGGCCTGCCGGACGTACTCCGTTGCCCGAACGCGAGCAATTGGCGGGTTTGGCCGCCCATGGCGCGTCACTCGCCATCTATCTCGGTATTACGCGCTTGCCACAGGTGATCGAGACGCTGCTGGCGTCAGGTGCGTATACGTCGGACACTCCGGTCGTTGTGGCGTATCGAGTGACGTGGCCCGACGAGGTGATTCTCTCCGGTACCCTCGGTGATATTGTGCCTAAGGTTAAGGCTGCCGGTTTTACGCGGCAAGCCCTGATTCTGGTGAGTGAGGCTCTTAACCCGATCCACAAGCGGACCGATCGGCCAACGAGTCGATTGTACGATCCTACCTACAGTCATCGGCTCCGGCGTCGTGTGGTTGAGTAG
- the cobI gene encoding precorrin-2 C(20)-methyltransferase, whose amino-acid sequence MNAELTAVGLGPGDPELITLKGLRAVQAADVIFAPQSRDGDASIALRIATPWITPSRQEVVTLPLPMTRDSGQLRPAWQAAAEVMATTLGTERRGVYLLLGDPLLYGTFFYLWRELRVCAPTLPVKVIPGVTSFAAAAAAAGMPLAMADERLIVLPASYETDAATLQRLLTEFATVVLMKAGSVLPSILTALTQAGLLDHALYAERVGLEGEFITRDLRQLPSQPRPYLSLVIVRRGESL is encoded by the coding sequence ATGAATGCTGAACTCACCGCAGTCGGGCTTGGCCCCGGCGACCCCGAACTGATTACGCTCAAAGGCTTGCGCGCCGTGCAGGCGGCTGATGTTATCTTCGCACCGCAGAGCCGTGACGGTGACGCCAGCATTGCTCTGCGTATTGCGACGCCGTGGATCACTCCTTCCCGTCAAGAAGTGGTGACATTGCCGCTGCCGATGACGCGCGATTCCGGCCAACTACGTCCGGCGTGGCAAGCCGCCGCCGAAGTGATGGCCACGACCCTCGGCACCGAGCGGCGCGGGGTCTATCTCTTGCTCGGCGATCCGCTGCTCTACGGCACCTTTTTCTACCTGTGGCGTGAGTTACGGGTGTGCGCTCCTACCCTGCCGGTCAAAGTTATTCCCGGCGTCACTTCATTTGCCGCCGCTGCCGCCGCCGCCGGCATGCCGCTCGCTATGGCCGACGAGCGGCTGATTGTGCTGCCGGCCAGCTATGAGACCGATGCCGCTACCCTGCAACGTCTGCTCACCGAGTTTGCTACGGTAGTGTTGATGAAAGCCGGCTCGGTCTTGCCGTCCATTCTCACTGCGCTTACCCAAGCCGGGTTACTTGACCATGCTCTCTATGCCGAGAGAGTCGGACTGGAGGGCGAGTTTATTACTCGCGATCTGCGTCAGTTGCCATCGCAACCTCGTCCCTACCTATCGCTTGTCATTGTGCGTCGTGGAGAAAGTCTATGA